The genomic interval CGCGGGATTGGCCAGCGCCAGCAGCCAGAGAATCACGGTCAGCAGGCGTATGGAAGCGATTTGGAGCGTCACGGTGCCTCCGGGTAGCGCTGGTCAGTTTGATCGTACTGCGCCAGCCACTGGTGTAGTCGCTTCAAAGCGGACGGGTCTCCGGCACTCTGTGCAGCTCGCAGTGCCAAACGGGTATCCAGTGGCTCGCGTTGGGTCTCCCAGTTGGCCAGCGCATGCTTCAGGGCCAGTTCTGGGCGATTCTCAATGTCGAGCTGAAAGCGGGCGAAATCCCGCTGATGTAATAGCGTGCCGCGCCACTGGGCTTCCGCGAACCGTTCCCGTAGAGAGTCTGTCAGGGCGTCTGCCTCCGGGGCCCCGGCTTCGCGCAGGGCAATGGCCCGGATAACCGCCAGAGCGTCGACCTGGTCATAGCCTTTGGTGAGTGCCAGGGTTGCCCGGAGGTTGCCGGCCTGTAGCTGCCAGTCTGCCAGTTGTGCCCGGGTATACAGATCATCAGGTGCGTGTTGAAGCACACTGCCCCAGTGGACTGCTGCGGAGTCCAGGCCCAGTTGAGCCGCTAGATCTCCCAGTGTTCCCTCGGCCCAGAGTCGGCTGATTGGATCGGTGTTTGAGGTTGAAGCGAGCTGGTTCTGCAAGCGCCGGTAGGCGGACTCGGCATCGCCTGTTCGGGCTTCAGTTTGCGCCAGGCAACTGGCGGCAATCAGTCCCGGGTAAACATCGGCCAGCGCCTGGCAGTGCTGGCGGGCTTCGGTGTAGCGGCCCTGTACCAGCTCAAGATTGGCCAGGGTCAGCCGGGACTGAATCTTCTGCTGACGCTGTTCGGTGGTCTGCAGTACTTGTTGGAGATCCTGCCGGGCGGCATCGAAACGGTGCAGGCTCTGGGCCAGGGTGGCGCGCAGAACTCGCAGCCGATCGGTAAAGTCGGCCTGCGGCCACTCCTGCAGCAGGCGCTCGGCGTAGCCCAGGAATCGGGGATCGCCGGTTTCCCGGGCCTGTCCGATCAGCTGTTGTACTTCATCAGCCAATTCATCGACATTCTTGGGAACAGAGTTCAGGTTGGGCGACACTTCAGGCAGCGTTGCCAACACGGCATCGTCCGAGAAATCGTTTTGGATTGGGTTCGGCGCGGCAATTACTGCTGGTGTTGCCTGCAGTGATCCGGCCAGGCTGAGCCCAAGCCAAAAAGCCCTGCCCCGGAGGGCAGGGAGAAAAATCGCCGGACGACGACGGATGTCGCCCCGGCGAAGGGTCTTCTTAACGGAACAGGTCATCGTAGGCCTGCGGGTCGTTTTCATCGTTGAAGCTGAAGTCCGTGTCGTTGATCTCCACCGCCGCACGGGTATCGCTGGTATTGGCAATTTCCGCTTTAACGAAGGTGGTGAAATCCACTGACGGATCCGGCCGCTCGACCCGGTTATTGGAGCTGTCGGAACAGCCCGCCAAGATCAGTCCCGAGACAGCCAGTACAGTCATTTTGAGTAGATTACTCATGACGATCTCCTGATCAGTTGGGTGAGCCGGCCAGCGGCGTTGCCAGGTACGGGAAGGTCGTCCTGAGTTCCATAGCATTCAGCTGCACTCCATCGGTGTACGGCAGCATTCCATCAGGAGCATCGCTTGGGTCAGCGAGCACGCCCATAGCTACGCGCAGAGCCGCATCTACGGTGTCATCAACCGGACGGCGGCCGTTGGGGAAGCCGGCGTTATCGCCTCCCAGAACGCCAAGGTCATCTTGCGTCGCTGCGGGTGTGGCAGCGATGGCCGGGTTCAGTCGTAGCATTTCCGACGTGGTCACTCCGACCGGCATGTTTACACCGGCGACGCCAGTGAGGAAGACTGATACAAGATCAGTTCGTGGGAAGTTGTTGGGCGCGGTGACGCCGAACAGTATCTCAAGCAGTTCAGGTAATGTCGGGTGAGTGACGTAGGTCGCGAACTGGCCGTCATCCTTGGGCTCGCTGGCGTTGAACAGGTCTTTATCCTTCAGGCCGATAACCACCTCGTTGACCAGTGGCATGCCCAAACGGGACACCTGAGTGTAGGCGCCGCCTTCAACTGTCGCGCCTTTGCCATCAGAGGTCGGGGCTGGATTGAGGACGCGAGCCTGACGCACGCTGGCCGTGGTCCAGGCGCCAATCACTGGCTCTCCGCTGGAATTGGCCGCAGTGCCGGTCAGGCAGGCAGTCGGCACTTCCAGGGCAAAGGAGGTGACGTTTTTGTCGGCCAGGTCGCCAGGATTTTCATTGCTTCGGTTTGCATTAAGGGGGTCGGTATTGACCAGATCGAAGATTTCGCCGAGGTTCACAGCAAAAGCTTCCTTACGCTGGCCGACAAATACCTTGCCGTTAATGCTGCAGCCAGGAATGTTAATGCCGTAGATATGGCCATCGGCATAGCCCGCATAATCAGTAAATGATTTGCCACCAATGTTGTCCAGCGGCTTGTCGAAGCTGTCCATGCCGGTGGTGGCGTTGGTAGCGGTCTGGACGGTGCCGGTGCGGCGGTCGCCGCGGATAACTTTCACCGAGTATTCCTGGCTAGCCTGAACATTGGCGTCTGCGGTTGCGTCACCGATGTTCTTCAGTGGTACGGACACCATCTCCTCGGCGCCGGCGTCTCCGACCGATAATTGAATGTCGTTGAACACGTCTGAGGGCTCGAAACGGAACGTAAGATCTTCAACCGCATCGCCGTCATTATCGATGTGAATCTCGTAAATCGCGTCTTCATCGAGATCGAAATAGTTCGGCCCGCCGTAGGCATCTTGCAGCGGCAGGTAGTTGGCAATCAGGGTCACGAAATCCTCGCGGCCTGTTTCATAACTGCGGAACATGTAAAAATCGGTTCCGTCTACTTTTGGAACTTCAGTGATGAACGGAGCTTCCCGGTGGCTGGACGCCTGACTCAGGCTGGCGCCTAAACAGATTCCCGCTACGGCGATTGCGAGGGCCGAGCGTTTTGTGGCTGTGTTCATTGCGTGTTCCTCGTCTATTGTTGGGTTGTGCAAGAGAAGCAACGGGCAGCCGTGTGATAGAGATGCACCCCCAACTAAAAATAAATTCGAACCCTGTGCTGCATCTCACTCGAGAGTCGGCGCGTACCAAAAACAACGATTAGTGGAGCTCAAATGTCTCAAGTTGACGCCAGTCAGGATGATCTGATGCGCCTTTTGATTGCGGTGTCCCACGAGGACCGGCGAGCGTTCCAGCGGATGTACGAGCTGATTGCCGGTCGAATGTTTGGCGTTTGCCTGAAACTGGCCGGACAGAGGGAGCTGGCGGAAGAAGCCTTGCAGGAGACATTCATCCAGATCTGGCACCACGCCCGTGAGTATCACAGCGATCGTGGAACGCCTCTGGGCTGGATGATGACGATTGCCCGCTATCGAACGCTGGATTTAATGCGCTCCAGAAAGGTTCGCCAACACGCTGGTGAGGAACATCTCGAACATGTGGAGGACCAGCGCGCAGGTCCTCTGGATGAATCGCTCCGCAGTGCTGGTGCGACCCAGTTGAGCGGATGTCTGGATGAGCTGAGCGACGTGCAACGGGACAGTATTTTGCTGTCTTACTACAAGGGCCTGACCCACGACGAACTGTCGCAGGCATTAAGTTCTCCGATCGGAACGGTCAAGAGCTGGATTCGACGCGGTTTGATTGCCCTCAAGAGGTGTCTCGAGAAATGAGAATGACAAGGGAGCGAATTGAGATTCTGGCGGCAGAGTATGTGCTGGGTTCTCTGCATGGTCAGGCCCGCCGTCGGTTCGAGCGCTGGATGATGGAGTCGGGCCGGGTGCGTCAGGAGGTCTGGTTCTGGGAACAGAAGCTGGGCCAGCTGTCTGCGGAAGTGCAGCCAGTCGAACCACCCAAGTCCGTCTGGCAGGCGATTGAACGCCGGTTGTGGCCGCAAGCAGCGGAGTCGGGTAAACGCGCCCGCTCAGGCCTGAGCTGGTTATGGCCGAGTTGGAGTCTGCTGGCGACAGCGGCAGCTGTCATGTTGGCGGTATTGATTGTGCAGCAGCCGGCGCCTTCACCCCAGCTTTCTGGCGCGATTGTCCAGGCCGATGTCAGTGATCCGCTCTGGCTGGTCAGTGAGTCTGGGCCGGACCGGTTGCTGAAATTGCGGTCGATTGCGGCCAGCGCGGCTGATGCCGGTAAGGATTACGAGCTCTGGATTGTGCCCGAACAGGGCCAGCCGCTATCGCTCGGGGTCATTCCGGCGGGCGGCGTGCATCAGGTCACGTTGACCGATGAGGCCCGGACAGCACTGTCCCAGAGCCGTACCCTGGCGATCAGCCTGGAGCCCGTGGGCGGCTCGCCGACGGGTGCCCCCACCGGTCCAATTCTGCACGTAACCAAACTGTATGAGCTCTGACGCCGCCTAGCGGGCGGCCATCAGGGTCAGGCACAGCTGGGCGTTCTGGATGAAGTGTCCGAACGCCGTCAGCTGTTGCTCGGAGGGTGTGTAATCGCCGGCGGCGTTGTCCGCATAGAACAATCCCACCAGGCGATTACCGGCCCGCAATGGCCCGATCAAGGCCGGCACCCGACCTAGCCAGCGGTCGTAGTTGACCGACCCCGGTGTTGTTCCTGGCCGATAGATGAAACAGCCATTCTCCGGTAACAGGCCGCCCAGTATTCCACTGCCGTTCTTTGCGATGGTGAGGTGGTCGCGCCAGCGTTCAGTGCCCCGGCCACTGAGTTTTCGTGGCACCAGAGTCTGTCCGTCCCGATCTGCCATCAATAGGGCAACCCGTTGCATGCCGATGGCCCGGTGTATGCCCTCAATCACCAGCTCACAGACCTCATTGATATTGGGTTCCTCGGCCAGGCTATGGGTAAGGTCCCGAAGGATCTGCAATTGTAATTCAGGATCCATTACCGGGGCTTGGGCCTTGGGCTGGTCATCGGCTTTGCGATTACCGGGCATCAGCGCGGTGACCTGGGGAATGCCGAGGGAAACCGCCACTCGTGCGGCTTCTGAGGCGTTGACCTTGATCCGGTCTCGAACGGTCGCCGGGTTGTCGTCGATGTCCCTGCCTAACTCTTCCAGCATCTTGTCCATCTCGGCGCCACTCCAGCCCTGTTCTGAAAGCCGGGCCATTTCCACCGAATGGCGTACCAGGCTGGCGGCCGGGGAATTGGCTGGTCCCGGTGAGACCACATCCCGGATAAACGGGCCCAGTGACCAGGCCTCGACCAGGCCACGGGTGATCTCGGTAAAGGTGGAATGCAGCACTGCTTTTTGTGCCGGCACCGGAGCCTCGTCCAGTCGAAGCCGCTGCTCCAGTTCGTTGGCCTGATCGGTTTCGCAGGACCAGAACGCCAGTTCACCGATGTTCATCAGCAGAGCGCCAATAAACACCTCTTCCAGAGCGGTTTCGTTGCGCTTGGGCATCAGACACCGAGCCTGAACCGCAGCGTGAATGGCCCGGGCCAGGCAGCGCAACAGGTGCGGACGGTCGTTGCGTTGCAACAGGGCGTCGACTATCAGAGATGAAATGGCCATGGATTTCACCGCATCAAAGCCGATCAGGGTGATGGCGCGGCTGACGGTACTGACCTGGGTCCGGGTCTGGTTATAGAACACGGTGTTGGACAGCCGTAGCACCTGGGAGGTGAGTTGGGCATCGTTCAGGATGACGCTGGCCAACTCGTTGACCGTGCTGTTGCGGTTGTCGGCCAATTCATTGATACGCCGCAACGTGTTGGCCAGAACCGGCAATTCTACCTTGCTCAGATAGGTCACCCAGGCTTGGGTCGACGTCATCCTTGCAGGGGTGGTTTTGTTGTCAGTGGTCACAGTGGTGGTCTCTGGGCGGTGATTGTTGGGATTCGGAGCGCCTTTGAAGTCAGTCTAATGCACCGCGGGAGTGGGTGTCAGGTAACGGTTTGTGTAAGGGCAACTACCCACACGGGCGACATGCCCCGGATTCGGGTTTGGCGCCCGAATGGGCTATAATCGCCGGCTTTAATCGCTGCACCCACAAGGCGCTGACCGTGATTGTATTTGACCAGGTACAGAAGTCGTATCAGGTGGACGGCCGGGCGATCCCCGCGCTCCATCCCACTGATATGACCATTGAAACCGGCGAGGTATTTGGCATCGTCGGTCATTCCGGCGCGGGAAAGTCCACGCTGGTTCGTCTGATCAATCTGCTTGAGCCGCCCTCCGGCGGTCGGATCCTGATCGACGATGAGAACATCACCCACTACAGCGCGTCGGAGTTGCGCGCATTCAGGCGCAAGGTTGGAATGATTTTCCAGCACTTCAACCTGCTGTCGTCGAAAACTGTAGCCGACAACATCGCGTTTCCCATGAAGCTGGCGGGTATCTACTCAAAAGCCGAAATCCGGGACCGGGTGCAGGAACTGCTGGCTCGGGTCAGCCTGACTGACCACGCCAATAAATACCCGTCGCAATTGTCTGGCGGCCAGAAACAGCGTGTCGGTATTGCCCGTGCGTTGGCTTGCCGGCCGACCATCCTGCTGTGTGATGAAGCCACCAGCGCCCTGGACCCGCAAACCACCCAGTCGGTGTTGAGGCTGCTGGCGGACATCAACCGCGAGTTGGGTCTGACCATCGTTCTGATCACCCATGAAATGGACGTGGTGCGCCGGGTGTGCGACCGGGTCGCGGTGATGGACGCTGGGCGCGTGGTGGAAATGGGGCCGGTTAGCGAGGTGTTCCTGCATCCGCAACACCCAACCACCCGGGATTTCGTGTTCGAAAGCGAGAGCATCGACAGCGAGGAAATGCAGGAAGATCTGCAGAAGGCCAAGGGTCGTATCATGCGACTCACGTTCAAGGGCGATGCCACCTACAAGCCGCTGCTGGGCAGTGTGGCCCGCGAATCCGGTGTCGATTTCAGCATCCTGTCCGGGCGTATAGATCACATCAAGGACACGCCCTATGGGCAGCTCACCCTGTCGCTGGTCGGTGGCGATCTTGATGTTGCCATGAGCGCGCTCAAAGCCGCCGATGTTCACGTGGAGGTGCTGCGCTGATGGAAGCCTTGATGGATGGACTGTTGAGTAACGTCGATTGGTCAGAGATTGGCCTGGCCAGTTGGGACACCCTGATCATGGTGGGCATGTCCCTGCTGTTCAGTGTGCTGATTGGTTTGCCGATCGGGGTGCTGCTGTTCCTCACTGGCAAACGCCAGTTGCTGGCGCAGCCGGCGGCCTACGCGGTGTTATCGTTCGTGGTGAACGTGCTACGGTCGGTGCCCTTTATCATCCTGCTGATCGTGATGATTCCGTTCACGGTGATGCTGATTGGTACCTCGCTGGGCGTGGCCGGTGCCATACCGCCTCTGGTTGCAGGCGGAGCGCCATTTTTTGCGCGCTTGGTGGAGACGTCGCTGCGCGAGGTTGATCGCGGCATTATCGAAGCGACCCAGGCGATGGGTGCAAGCGTCAAACAGATCGTGTTCGGCGCCCTCTTGCCAGAGGCGCTGCCAGGTATCATCGCGGGCATAACCGTCACCGCGATCACTCTGGTGTCCTACGCTGCGATGTCCGGCGTGATTGGTGGCGGTGGTCTGGGCGATCTGGCGATCCGCTTTGGCTACCAACGTTTTCAGACCGATGTCATGGTCATTACCGTGGCGTTGTTGGTGATTTTTGTTCAATTGCTGCAAATGCTGGGCGACCGCCTGGTGCTGCATTTCAGCCGTAAATAATTCAAACAGGAGATCCTCTATGAACCTCAAGAAATCAATGGCTGTGCTGGCCGCAGCGGCAACTTTCTCTGTTGCGGCTTCCGCCGAAGAACTGTCCGTGGCAGCAACGCCGGTGCCGCACGCCGAAATCCTCGAATTCGTAAAGCCAGCTCTGGCCGAGCAGGGCGTGGAGCTGGATGTAAAAGTATTCACTGATTACATCCAGCCCAACATCCAGGTTGACCAGAAGCGTATGGACGCCAACTTCTTCCAGCACCAGCCGTACCTGGATGAATTCAATGCTGGCCGTGGTACTGAGCTGGTCACTGTAACGGGTGTCCACGTAGAGCCGTTCGGCGCCTATTCCAGCAAGATTGATTCTCTGGAAAAACTGGAAGACGGCGCAGTCGTTGCCATTCCCAACGATCCCACCAACGGTGGTCGTGCCCTGCTGCTGCTTCAGAAAGCTGGCCTGATCACCCTTGAGGATTCCAGCAAGATCACTGCGACACCCCGTGACATTGCTGACAACCCGAAAGACCTGGACTTCAAGGAACTGGAAGCCGCTACGCTGCCGCGCATCCTGAACCAGGTCGACGTGGCCCTGATTAACACCAACTATGCGCTGGAAGCGGGCCTGAACCCGACTGAAGACGCGCTGGTGATTGAAGGTTCTGATTCGCCCTACGTGAACATTCTGGTTGCCCGTCCGGACAACAAGGACAGCGAAGCGATGAAGAAGCTGGCCGCGGCTCTGAACTCCGATGAGGTGAAGGCCTTCATCATGGACAGCTATGAGGGTGCCGTCGTTCCGGCATTCTGATAAAGGCCGCCCTCGCGGGCGGCGGTTGTCCTATAGAAAAGCCAGCGGACTTGGGCCGCTGGCTTTTTTTTGGCCTGTCGCCAACCACCTGTCAGATAAGGGTCATGCTAACGTAACCCTGCGTGTTAACACTGAGGTGTCAGTACATTCATTTCAAAAGGAGCTGGATATGAAGTTACGCATACTGGTAGGCATGGTGTTGTGTTCGATGCCCTTGGCGTTTGCCCAGGCCTCGTCTCATTCCCAGGATTCCCAAAACTGGTCTGAGCCCGCGCAGCACAAAGGTGGTCACCACGGCAAAGCCCGGGCGTCTGTTGAGGTCGGGCCGCGACCATTCTGGTTGGTGGATGATATGGATGAGGGCCCGCTGAAACAGCGCCTGCAGTCCTGCCGAACCAAGACTATGAAACGCACCGATTTTTCCATTGGACACCGGGGCGCGCCGCTGCAGTTCCCGGAACATACCCGTGAATCCTACATTGCGGCCGCCCGCATGGGTGCAGGTATTGTTGAGTGCGATGTGGCTTTTACCAAAGATCGGCAGCTGGTCTGCCGTCATGCCCAGAACGATCTTCACACCACCACCAACATCGTCACCGTGCCCGAACTGAATGCCAAGTGCACCCAGCCGTTTGTGCCGGCAGATCCGGGCAGCGGCCAGGAGGCGCAGGCGGAATGCCGGACCAGTGACATCACTCTGGCAGAGTTCAAGTCGCTGAACGGCAAGATGGATGCCTATGACCCGATGGCGACCACGCCGGAGGAGTATGTCGGCGGTACCGCGGACTGGCGTACGGATCTTTACTCCTCACGTGGCACCTTGATGAGTCACAAGGAGAGCATCGAGTTGTTCAAGACCCTCGGGGTGAAGTTCACGCCGGAACTGAAAACGCCGGTGGTGGACATGCCATTCGAGGGTGACTATAGCCAGCAGGATTATGCTCGACAGTTGATCGCCGAGTATCGCGAAGCCGGCGTGACCCCGAATGATGTCTGGCCGCAATCGTTCAATCTGGATGACGTTCTGTTCTGGGTGAATAAAACGCCGCGCTATGGCCGTCAGGCGGTGTTCCTTGATCAAGCTGCGCACACGGAGTCCAACAGTTCCCTGGCCTATATGGAGGGCCTGAAGAAACAGGGCGTGAACATTCTGGCACCGGCGATCTGGAAGATGCTGACACTGAACGGCCACCAGGAAATTGTACCGTCGGAATACGCCAGGAATGCCAGCACGGCTGGCCTCAATATGATCGCCTGGTCACTGGAGCGCAGTGGTCCGTTGCCTGAAGGCGGCGGCTGGTACTACCAGAGCGTGACCGACGCCATCAACAACGACGGCGACATGCTGACCGTTCTTGATGTTCTGGCACGGGAGGTTGGCGTTATCGGAGTCTTCTCCGACTGGCCGGCGACGACGACTTTCTACGCCAACTGCATGGGGTTCGCGGGCAAGGGGAACGGTCCGAAATGAACAGAAGATGACAACATTGTAGCCCGGTTTTAACCCCGGAAAGGCAGGAATCCGGTTAGGGTTAGTCCAAGCAATCGCGACGTAGGTGACTGATTGCCTGATAGAAAGGACGACATCTGAACTTACTTGGAGGACTGCCTTATGAAGACCACAACCCGTTTTGCCTGTGCCACGGTTCTAACTGCAACTGCGTTCACCGTGCCAGCTGTATGGGCACAGTCTGGTGTTGATCGTGAGCAGGCCGGGCCATACATCAGCGGTAGCTACGGTGGCTACAAGGCCCACGGCGGTGAATTCGAGGATGAAAACGACATGCTCGGCGCAGCTCTGGGCTATCAGTTCAATCCGTACTTTGCCCTGGAAGCAGAGTACATCGACTTTGGTAATTTTGGTGAAGACGACGTCGAAGGCAAGCTGAAGGGCGCAGGACTCAGTGCCATTGGCCGCCTTCCGCTGACAGACAGCTTCGGTGTATACGGTAAGGTGGGTGCCTTTGCATCAGCGTTCGATGTTGACGCGTTTGATGAAGACGAAACCTACGATGAGGTCAGTCCATTTGTCGGCGCTGGTGTTGATTTCCGGGTCACACGCCAGCTGACCGCGTTTGCCGAGTACAACCACTATAACGTGGACATCGACGAGGATGACTTCAACGGCCAGGTCACCAACGATGGGCCTGAGTTTGATACGGGTCGGGTAGGTCTGAAGTACCAGTTCTAAGCCACAAGCTTGGTACACGGACTATCAGGGCACGGCCAGCGGCCGTGCCCTGCATTTCAGCTTTACTGTTTGTTTTCCAGCTCGCTAAACCGGTCGGCAAACAGCGCCGATGACAGATAACGTTCCGCCGAATCCGGCAGCACTACCACGATATTCTTGCCCTTGAATTCCGGCTGCTTGCTGACACGCACCGCCGCAACCACCGCCGCACCACAGGAAATGCCACACAGAATGCCTTCTTCCTGCATAAGCCGGTGGGCCATCTCCATGGCCTCGTCATTGGAGACTGTCTCGACCTGATCCACCATTGCCATATCGAGATTCTTCGGTACAAAGCCGGCGCCTATGCCCTGAATCTTGTGGGGCGCGGGTTTCGGCTCTTCCCCGTTCAGGGTCTGGGTAATGACCGGTGAGTCGGTTGGCTCCACGGCCACCGTGGTGATCTTCTTGCCCCGGGTTTCCTTGATGTAGCGTGAGACCCCGGTCAGGGTGCCGCCGGTTCCGACGCCGGAGACAAAGACGTCGATTTCGCCGTCGGTGTCCTGCCAGATTTCCGGGCCGGTGGTGTCCTCGTGGATTCGGGGATTGGCCGGATTCTGGAATTGCTGGGGCAGGAAGTGGTTGTCCGGATCGGCCGCGAAAATTTCTTCTGCCTTGGCGATTGCCCCGGGCATGCCCTTGGCGGGTTCGGTCAGCACCAGCTCGGCGCCCAGAGCCTTGAGCACCTTACGTCGCTCCAGACTCATGGAGGACGGCATGGTGAGTACCAGCCGGTAACCACGGGCAGCGGCGACAAAGGCCAGTGCGATGCCGGTATTGCCGCTGGTGGGCTCGACAATGGTCATGCCCGGTTTCAGGGTGCCGCGCTTTTCGGCGTCCCAGATCATGGCGGAACCGATGCGGCATTTAACGGAATAGGCGGGGTTGCGGCCTTCAATCTTGGCCCAGATGGTCGCCCCGTCGCTGACCCGGTTCAGCTGAACCAGGGGGGTGTTGCCGATGGAAAGGGAATTGTCCTGATAGATGCGTGCCATGGTGTCCTCCTTGCGATTTTTCTTGCAGTCTAGCACCCATCAATCTCTGATGGCGCGCACTTCCAGCCGGTTGCGGCCATTCTGCTTGGCGGCATAAAGCGCCTGGTCGGCCAGTCGCAGGAAGTGCGCCGGCGAGTCGTCCGGCTCGGGCACACCGGTGGCCAGTCCTATGCTTACGGTTAACTCGATGTCCCGTCCCTCACAGACGGTTGGGCCCTCGGAGACGGCAGTTCGGAACCGGTTCAGGCGCTCAACAATCTCTTTGGCGGTCTGGTAGGTGGTGAAGATGACAAACTCTTCGCCGCCAAAGCGAGCGAGGCGGTCGGTCTCGCGCCTGAAATGGTGCCTCATTTTCTCCGCCAGAGCCTTCAGGCAGTGGTCCCCGGCTTCGTGGCCGTAGGTATCGTTAATGCCCTTGAACAGGTCAGCATCAACCATGGCGATCGCAAATCCGTCGCGATTGCGCTGGCACCATTGAAAACTCTTGCGGAATTCACGGTCAAAGTAGCTGCGGTTGCCTAGCTGGGTCAGATCGTCGGTCACGCTCAGGCGGGCCAGTGCAGCGTTGGCCCCCTCCAGCTGGCGGTTAACCCGGTCCAGTTTGCGATTCCAGTAGAACAGCAGTGAGGCGCCAAACAGGGCAATGCCCAGTACTTGCCAGACCACCCGGTAATCCACCGACTGCTCGATCTTGATGTCGCGCCAGTAACTCTCGAGATTTTGTCGTTCCTCCGGCGTCAGGCTATCGACCAGTTTTTGCATGATGTCGAGCATGACGGGTTCATCATTGCGGGTGGCGATCGATAACGACCAGTCTGCGGGTACACGGCCAATGACTTTGATATCGGCCAATCCCAGCTCCTGCATATGGTACATGGCGGTTGCCAGGGTGGTGATGTAGCCGTCCAGATCATCGTCCTGCAACCGTTTCAGGCCTTCGGTTTCGTCCGCTACCTTGACCGGCTCCAGCCCGGGATAACGGTATTTCAGGAGCTCGGAGAAGGCGTAGCCGCGGACCAGGCCCACCCGCTGATCGCGGAGGTCTCCGACGTTTTCAATGAACGGCGCCTCGATGCGTCCCAAAATAATGTTGGGTACGTGCAGGTACGGCGTGGTGAAGTTCATGTATTGGGCACGCTCGGGTGTGCGCATTGCCAGAGTGAGCAGATCACAGCGCCGCTCTTTGGCGGCATCCAGACTGGCCTGCCAGGAATCGGTTTGCACCAGCTTGAACTGTATGTCTCCGCGTTCGCTGAACAGACGGAGGGCCTCGGCCGACAAACCCGAGTGCGTGCCTGATGAATCCAGTCCCTCCAGAGGCAACCAGTTGTTGTCGATGCAATAGGTGAAGGTTCGGTTACGCTGGTCCAGCCATTGTTGTTGTTCAGCTGAAAACCTGGGTTTGTCGGAGTCCCGATCGCTGGGGGCGGCCGACGCGCCCAACCAGCGGTTTTCGATGGTGCGCATCTCGGTAGGGCTGATGGCCGCCAGCGCCTGGTTCAGAATGCTGGCCAGAGGCGTGAGATCCTTGCGGATGCCAAATCGCAGGTCTTCTCCGGGATGGTCTTCAAGCACCAGTTCTCCGGCAATCCGAACGCCAGGAATACGCAGTTCCTGAACCCAGTAGTTGCCGTTGGGGAGTGCGGCCAGCACCACATCAATGCGGTCCTGCTCGAGAGCCGAGAACATCGTCTCCTGGGATTTGAACACCTTAATGTTGTCGCCAAGCACGCTGACCAACTCGTCCTCATAGTAGATATCTGAACTGATTCCCACGGTGTAATCGTGCAGGCTGCTCAAACCTTCAAATTCGAGGCCACCATCTCGGGTGAATGCGACATTGGGGATGGTGTAGTAAGGCGAAGTAAAACGGGCAAAGGCTTTGCGGTCTTCGGTCAGGGACATATTGC from Marinobacter sp. LA51 carries:
- a CDS encoding transporter substrate-binding domain-containing diguanylate cyclase gives rise to the protein MNDRLAPLKSSLLTCLGLVVLAVLLILNSRPILGEETSNDNPVVSIGVVADSKPYSFFEGRSTSGFSADILKEIAANSGLEFKFRAGNWPELYAAFLNGDLDAIDAISYRENMADEILFTKPYHIRQTYLMQDDTRPIGEIQSLTDLQDLKVGVVEDVYYRDLLVDQGIAVSTYDSFPSLVRALAFGWVDAIIGPRLSLKYQANIAGLYFLSIAGAAPLGPKAQEDLRIGVRADNPRLFRKIQLGLEAIPKSRKAELLQRWREFGGASLIDGTDFQLDEDQREFLTQLGPVRVGLMEDYAPFSFKDAGKLQGLSVDVLTRLADLTGLQVIPVSGQWSELFPMLREGTIDILGNMSLTEDRKAFARFTSPYYTIPNVAFTRDGGLEFEGLSSLHDYTVGISSDIYYEDELVSVLGDNIKVFKSQETMFSALEQDRIDVVLAALPNGNYWVQELRIPGVRIAGELVLEDHPGEDLRFGIRKDLTPLASILNQALAAISPTEMRTIENRWLGASAAPSDRDSDKPRFSAEQQQWLDQRNRTFTYCIDNNWLPLEGLDSSGTHSGLSAEALRLFSERGDIQFKLVQTDSWQASLDAAKERRCDLLTLAMRTPERAQYMNFTTPYLHVPNIILGRIEAPFIENVGDLRDQRVGLVRGYAFSELLKYRYPGLEPVKVADETEGLKRLQDDDLDGYITTLATAMYHMQELGLADIKVIGRVPADWSLSIATRNDEPVMLDIMQKLVDSLTPEERQNLESYWRDIKIEQSVDYRVVWQVLGIALFGASLLFYWNRKLDRVNRQLEGANAALARLSVTDDLTQLGNRSYFDREFRKSFQWCQRNRDGFAIAMVDADLFKGINDTYGHEAGDHCLKALAEKMRHHFRRETDRLARFGGEEFVIFTTYQTAKEIVERLNRFRTAVSEGPTVCEGRDIELTVSIGLATGVPEPDDSPAHFLRLADQALYAAKQNGRNRLEVRAIRD
- a CDS encoding MetQ/NlpA family ABC transporter substrate-binding protein, which gives rise to MNLKKSMAVLAAAATFSVAASAEELSVAATPVPHAEILEFVKPALAEQGVELDVKVFTDYIQPNIQVDQKRMDANFFQHQPYLDEFNAGRGTELVTVTGVHVEPFGAYSSKIDSLEKLEDGAVVAIPNDPTNGGRALLLLQKAGLITLEDSSKITATPRDIADNPKDLDFKELEAATLPRILNQVDVALINTNYALEAGLNPTEDALVIEGSDSPYVNILVARPDNKDSEAMKKLAAALNSDEVKAFIMDSYEGAVVPAF
- a CDS encoding glycerophosphodiester phosphodiesterase family protein encodes the protein MKLRILVGMVLCSMPLAFAQASSHSQDSQNWSEPAQHKGGHHGKARASVEVGPRPFWLVDDMDEGPLKQRLQSCRTKTMKRTDFSIGHRGAPLQFPEHTRESYIAAARMGAGIVECDVAFTKDRQLVCRHAQNDLHTTTNIVTVPELNAKCTQPFVPADPGSGQEAQAECRTSDITLAEFKSLNGKMDAYDPMATTPEEYVGGTADWRTDLYSSRGTLMSHKESIELFKTLGVKFTPELKTPVVDMPFEGDYSQQDYARQLIAEYREAGVTPNDVWPQSFNLDDVLFWVNKTPRYGRQAVFLDQAAHTESNSSLAYMEGLKKQGVNILAPAIWKMLTLNGHQEIVPSEYARNASTAGLNMIAWSLERSGPLPEGGGWYYQSVTDAINNDGDMLTVLDVLAREVGVIGVFSDWPATTTFYANCMGFAGKGNGPK
- a CDS encoding porin family protein, with the protein product MKTTTRFACATVLTATAFTVPAVWAQSGVDREQAGPYISGSYGGYKAHGGEFEDENDMLGAALGYQFNPYFALEAEYIDFGNFGEDDVEGKLKGAGLSAIGRLPLTDSFGVYGKVGAFASAFDVDAFDEDETYDEVSPFVGAGVDFRVTRQLTAFAEYNHYNVDIDEDDFNGQVTNDGPEFDTGRVGLKYQF
- the cysK gene encoding cysteine synthase A, yielding MARIYQDNSLSIGNTPLVQLNRVSDGATIWAKIEGRNPAYSVKCRIGSAMIWDAEKRGTLKPGMTIVEPTSGNTGIALAFVAAARGYRLVLTMPSSMSLERRKVLKALGAELVLTEPAKGMPGAIAKAEEIFAADPDNHFLPQQFQNPANPRIHEDTTGPEIWQDTDGEIDVFVSGVGTGGTLTGVSRYIKETRGKKITTVAVEPTDSPVITQTLNGEEPKPAPHKIQGIGAGFVPKNLDMAMVDQVETVSNDEAMEMAHRLMQEEGILCGISCGAAVVAAVRVSKQPEFKGKNIVVVLPDSAERYLSSALFADRFSELENKQ